The Daucus carota subsp. sativus chromosome 9, DH1 v3.0, whole genome shotgun sequence genome window below encodes:
- the LOC108202863 gene encoding uncharacterized protein LOC108202863 isoform X1, translating to MSFEGDSKQWMCGKGRTVNLLKVSSIVRDIGEPPCLHQLPLQVVTAINKMLKPEKWHATFDDDGKIFGFQKALKSIVLGGVDPTIRAEVWEFLLGCYTLSSTTEYRKQLRIARRERYKDLVKQCQMMHSSIGTGSLAYAVGSKVMDMRTMSKEDGTSEADVSSRRASNNNNIEKIETYCDSDYNCTDTSHACPRESSSDSVDLSDMRESTDGAPFESSCYIPSSSSCNCSSIKPGSAEHGSLFVAESYSDFPPLPVTNLFEKSSNNEKVPRSHDDRISGRRKLRFEDDHVYNFQINNNVDLIMESKKSSSSDMQHGDQSEIEMAHPDVCESISRFSDSLYEAEIVNRLRVSGASDVADTNATTSQGGAADEEKVSEWLWTLHQIVVDVVRTDSHLEFYEDTKNLARMADILAVYAWVDPATGYCQGMSDLLSPFVVLFEDDADAFWCFEMLLRRMRENFQMDGPTGVIKQLQALWHILEVADKEMFAHLSHIGAENLHFAFRMLLVLFRREISFNEALCMWEMMWAADFDESLACHLNESCPKLLTIQIHRESVADTVKESSEHHNCSSKGRSHMKPKSLEQSILENGIKTVPTHPFCGLTKNLWSKNDQFQICTIISSTKNGDDELPVFCVAAILILNRQKIIRETHSIDDLIKIFNDNMLKIRVKRCVQTAIKLRKKYFYKLIRNRSSAARAGDGSSVSHG from the exons ATGTCTTTTGAGGGAGACAGTAAACAATGGATGTGTGGAAAAGGTCGGACAGTGAATCTTCTCAAAGTCAGTTCTATTGTTCGCGACATTGGGGAGCCTCCTTGTCTTCACCAGTTACCTTTACAGGTTGTGACAGCT ATCAACAAGATGCTTAAACCAGAAAAGTGGCATGCAACCTTTGATGATGACGGGAAGATTTTTGGTTTTCAGAAAGCATTGAAGTCGATTGTGCTTGGA GGTGTTGATCCAACTATAAGGGCTGAAGTCTGGGAGTTTCTCCTGGGATGTTACACTTTAAGCAGCACAACAGAGTATAGGAAGCAATTGAGGATTGCAAGGAG GGAACGGTACAAGGATCTTGTCAAGCAATGCCAGATGATGCATTCAAGCATCGGGACTGGATCACTTGCCTATGCTGTGGGGTCCAAAGTCATGGATATGAGAACAATGTCTAAAGAAGATGGGACGAGTGAAGCTGATGTCAGCAGTAGAAGGGCttccaataataataatatagaaaaaatagAAACTTACTGTGATTCAGATTATAATTGTACAGATACTTCACATGCTTGCCCTAGAGAAAGCTCTAGTGATTCAGTAGACCTTTCAGATATGAGAGAAAGCACAGATGGTGCACCATTTGAATCTTCTTGCTATATACCTTCTTCCAGTTCATGCAACTGCAGTTCAATAAAACCAGGAAGTGCAGAGCATGGTTCCTTATTTGTAGCTGAAAGCTATAGTGATTTTCCACCTTTACCTGTCACAAATTTGTTTGAGAAGAGCAGCAACAATGAAAAGGTACCTCGGTCACACGATGATAGAATTTCTGGCAGGCGTAAgttgagatttgaagatgatcaTGTGTACAATTTCCAAATAAATAACAATGTTGATTTAATTATGGAATCCAAAAAATCATCATCTAGTGACATGCAACATGGGGACCAGTCTGAAATTGAAATGGCTCACCCTGATGTCTGTGAATCAATATCAAGGTTTAGCGATTCACTATATGAAGCAGAAATAGTAAACAGACTAAGAGTCTCAGGTGCCTCTGATGTGGCAGATACAAATGCAACCACTTCTCAGGGAGGTGCTGCTGACGAAGAAAAAGTATCAGAATGGCTATGGACACTGCACCAAATTg TTGTTGATGTGGTACGCACGGATAGTCACCTGGAGTTCTACGAGGACACAAAAAATTTAGCTAGAATGGCAGATATACTTGCTGTTTATGCGTGGGTTGATCCTGCGACAGGTTATTGTCAAG GGATGAGTGATTTGCTCTCGCCCTTTGTAGTGCTCTTCGAGGATGATGCTGATGCATTTTGGTGCTTCGAAATGCTTCTTAGGAGAATG CGTGAAAACTTCCAGATGGATGGACCAACTGGTGTGATAAAGCAGTTGCAAGCATTGTGGCATATCTTAGAAGTCGCAGATAAAGAGATGTTTGCTCATCTATCACATATAGGTGCAGAGAACCTTCACTTTGCGTTCCGGATGCTGCTAGTACTTTTCCGACGGGAGATATCTTTTAATGAGGCTCTTTGTATGTGGGAG ATGATGTGGGCTGCTGATTTTGATGAATCATTAGCATGTCATTTGAACGAGTCTTGCCCGAAATTGTTAACTATACAAATTCACAGAGAATCAGTTGCAGATACAGTAAAGGAAAGTAGCGAGCATCACAATTGCAGCTCCAAGGGGAGATCACACATGAAACCTAAAAGTCTAGAACAATCAATTTTAGAAAACGGAATAAAAACTGTGCCAACACATCCCTTTTGTGGGTTGACAAAGAACTTGTGGTCAAAAAATGATCAGTTCCAAATCTGCACTATTATTTCTTCAACAAAAAATGGTGACGATGAATTACCAGTTTTCTGTGTCGCAGCAATTCTAATACTGAACAGACAAAAGATCATCAGAGAAACCCACTCAATCGATGATTTGATTAAG ATATTTAATGATAACATGCTGAAGATCAGGGTCAAGAGATGTGTTCAAACTGCTATCAAACTCCGAAAGAAATATTTCTACAAG TTGATCAGAAATAGGAGTTCGGCAGCACGAGCTGGTGATGGTTCCTCTGTTTCCCATGGATGA
- the LOC108202863 gene encoding uncharacterized protein LOC108202863 isoform X3 gives MSFEGDSKQWMCGKGRTVNLLKVSSIVRDIGEPPCLHQLPLQVVTAINKMLKPEKWHATFDDDGKIFGFQKALKSIVLGGVDPTIRAEVWEFLLGCYTLSSTTEYRKQLRIARRERYKDLVKQCQMMHSSIGTGSLAYAVGSKVMDMRTMSKEDGTSEADVSSRRASNNNNIEKIETYCDSDYNCTDTSHACPRESSSDSVDLSDMRESTDGAPFESSCYIPSSSSCNCSSIKPGSAEHGSLFVAESYSDFPPLPVTNLFEKSSNNEKVPRSHDDRISGRRKLRFEDDHVYNFQINNNVDLIMESKKSSSSDMQHGDQSEIEMAHPDVCESISRFSDSLYEAEIVNRLRVSGASDVADTNATTSQGGAADEEKVSEWLWTLHQIVVDVVRTDSHLEFYEDTKNLARMADILAVYAWVDPATGYCQGMSDLLSPFVVLFEDDADAFWCFEMLLRRMRENFQMDGPTGVIKQLQALWHILEVADKEMFAHLSHIGAENLHFAFRMLLVLFRREISFNEALCMWEMMWAADFDESLACHLNESCPKLLTIQIHRESVADTVKESSEHHNCSSKGRSHMKPKSLEQSILENGIKTVPTHPFCGLTKNLWSKNDQFQICTIISSTKNGDDELPVFCVAAILILNRQKIIRETHSIDDLIKLIRNRSSAARAGDGSSVSHG, from the exons ATGTCTTTTGAGGGAGACAGTAAACAATGGATGTGTGGAAAAGGTCGGACAGTGAATCTTCTCAAAGTCAGTTCTATTGTTCGCGACATTGGGGAGCCTCCTTGTCTTCACCAGTTACCTTTACAGGTTGTGACAGCT ATCAACAAGATGCTTAAACCAGAAAAGTGGCATGCAACCTTTGATGATGACGGGAAGATTTTTGGTTTTCAGAAAGCATTGAAGTCGATTGTGCTTGGA GGTGTTGATCCAACTATAAGGGCTGAAGTCTGGGAGTTTCTCCTGGGATGTTACACTTTAAGCAGCACAACAGAGTATAGGAAGCAATTGAGGATTGCAAGGAG GGAACGGTACAAGGATCTTGTCAAGCAATGCCAGATGATGCATTCAAGCATCGGGACTGGATCACTTGCCTATGCTGTGGGGTCCAAAGTCATGGATATGAGAACAATGTCTAAAGAAGATGGGACGAGTGAAGCTGATGTCAGCAGTAGAAGGGCttccaataataataatatagaaaaaatagAAACTTACTGTGATTCAGATTATAATTGTACAGATACTTCACATGCTTGCCCTAGAGAAAGCTCTAGTGATTCAGTAGACCTTTCAGATATGAGAGAAAGCACAGATGGTGCACCATTTGAATCTTCTTGCTATATACCTTCTTCCAGTTCATGCAACTGCAGTTCAATAAAACCAGGAAGTGCAGAGCATGGTTCCTTATTTGTAGCTGAAAGCTATAGTGATTTTCCACCTTTACCTGTCACAAATTTGTTTGAGAAGAGCAGCAACAATGAAAAGGTACCTCGGTCACACGATGATAGAATTTCTGGCAGGCGTAAgttgagatttgaagatgatcaTGTGTACAATTTCCAAATAAATAACAATGTTGATTTAATTATGGAATCCAAAAAATCATCATCTAGTGACATGCAACATGGGGACCAGTCTGAAATTGAAATGGCTCACCCTGATGTCTGTGAATCAATATCAAGGTTTAGCGATTCACTATATGAAGCAGAAATAGTAAACAGACTAAGAGTCTCAGGTGCCTCTGATGTGGCAGATACAAATGCAACCACTTCTCAGGGAGGTGCTGCTGACGAAGAAAAAGTATCAGAATGGCTATGGACACTGCACCAAATTg TTGTTGATGTGGTACGCACGGATAGTCACCTGGAGTTCTACGAGGACACAAAAAATTTAGCTAGAATGGCAGATATACTTGCTGTTTATGCGTGGGTTGATCCTGCGACAGGTTATTGTCAAG GGATGAGTGATTTGCTCTCGCCCTTTGTAGTGCTCTTCGAGGATGATGCTGATGCATTTTGGTGCTTCGAAATGCTTCTTAGGAGAATG CGTGAAAACTTCCAGATGGATGGACCAACTGGTGTGATAAAGCAGTTGCAAGCATTGTGGCATATCTTAGAAGTCGCAGATAAAGAGATGTTTGCTCATCTATCACATATAGGTGCAGAGAACCTTCACTTTGCGTTCCGGATGCTGCTAGTACTTTTCCGACGGGAGATATCTTTTAATGAGGCTCTTTGTATGTGGGAG ATGATGTGGGCTGCTGATTTTGATGAATCATTAGCATGTCATTTGAACGAGTCTTGCCCGAAATTGTTAACTATACAAATTCACAGAGAATCAGTTGCAGATACAGTAAAGGAAAGTAGCGAGCATCACAATTGCAGCTCCAAGGGGAGATCACACATGAAACCTAAAAGTCTAGAACAATCAATTTTAGAAAACGGAATAAAAACTGTGCCAACACATCCCTTTTGTGGGTTGACAAAGAACTTGTGGTCAAAAAATGATCAGTTCCAAATCTGCACTATTATTTCTTCAACAAAAAATGGTGACGATGAATTACCAGTTTTCTGTGTCGCAGCAATTCTAATACTGAACAGACAAAAGATCATCAGAGAAACCCACTCAATCGATGATTTGATTAAG TTGATCAGAAATAGGAGTTCGGCAGCACGAGCTGGTGATGGTTCCTCTGTTTCCCATGGATGA
- the LOC108202863 gene encoding uncharacterized protein LOC108202863 isoform X2, with product MSFEGDSKQWMCGKGRTVNLLKVSSIVRDIGEPPCLHQLPLQINKMLKPEKWHATFDDDGKIFGFQKALKSIVLGGVDPTIRAEVWEFLLGCYTLSSTTEYRKQLRIARRERYKDLVKQCQMMHSSIGTGSLAYAVGSKVMDMRTMSKEDGTSEADVSSRRASNNNNIEKIETYCDSDYNCTDTSHACPRESSSDSVDLSDMRESTDGAPFESSCYIPSSSSCNCSSIKPGSAEHGSLFVAESYSDFPPLPVTNLFEKSSNNEKVPRSHDDRISGRRKLRFEDDHVYNFQINNNVDLIMESKKSSSSDMQHGDQSEIEMAHPDVCESISRFSDSLYEAEIVNRLRVSGASDVADTNATTSQGGAADEEKVSEWLWTLHQIVVDVVRTDSHLEFYEDTKNLARMADILAVYAWVDPATGYCQGMSDLLSPFVVLFEDDADAFWCFEMLLRRMRENFQMDGPTGVIKQLQALWHILEVADKEMFAHLSHIGAENLHFAFRMLLVLFRREISFNEALCMWEMMWAADFDESLACHLNESCPKLLTIQIHRESVADTVKESSEHHNCSSKGRSHMKPKSLEQSILENGIKTVPTHPFCGLTKNLWSKNDQFQICTIISSTKNGDDELPVFCVAAILILNRQKIIRETHSIDDLIKIFNDNMLKIRVKRCVQTAIKLRKKYFYKLIRNRSSAARAGDGSSVSHG from the exons ATGTCTTTTGAGGGAGACAGTAAACAATGGATGTGTGGAAAAGGTCGGACAGTGAATCTTCTCAAAGTCAGTTCTATTGTTCGCGACATTGGGGAGCCTCCTTGTCTTCACCAGTTACCTTTACAG ATCAACAAGATGCTTAAACCAGAAAAGTGGCATGCAACCTTTGATGATGACGGGAAGATTTTTGGTTTTCAGAAAGCATTGAAGTCGATTGTGCTTGGA GGTGTTGATCCAACTATAAGGGCTGAAGTCTGGGAGTTTCTCCTGGGATGTTACACTTTAAGCAGCACAACAGAGTATAGGAAGCAATTGAGGATTGCAAGGAG GGAACGGTACAAGGATCTTGTCAAGCAATGCCAGATGATGCATTCAAGCATCGGGACTGGATCACTTGCCTATGCTGTGGGGTCCAAAGTCATGGATATGAGAACAATGTCTAAAGAAGATGGGACGAGTGAAGCTGATGTCAGCAGTAGAAGGGCttccaataataataatatagaaaaaatagAAACTTACTGTGATTCAGATTATAATTGTACAGATACTTCACATGCTTGCCCTAGAGAAAGCTCTAGTGATTCAGTAGACCTTTCAGATATGAGAGAAAGCACAGATGGTGCACCATTTGAATCTTCTTGCTATATACCTTCTTCCAGTTCATGCAACTGCAGTTCAATAAAACCAGGAAGTGCAGAGCATGGTTCCTTATTTGTAGCTGAAAGCTATAGTGATTTTCCACCTTTACCTGTCACAAATTTGTTTGAGAAGAGCAGCAACAATGAAAAGGTACCTCGGTCACACGATGATAGAATTTCTGGCAGGCGTAAgttgagatttgaagatgatcaTGTGTACAATTTCCAAATAAATAACAATGTTGATTTAATTATGGAATCCAAAAAATCATCATCTAGTGACATGCAACATGGGGACCAGTCTGAAATTGAAATGGCTCACCCTGATGTCTGTGAATCAATATCAAGGTTTAGCGATTCACTATATGAAGCAGAAATAGTAAACAGACTAAGAGTCTCAGGTGCCTCTGATGTGGCAGATACAAATGCAACCACTTCTCAGGGAGGTGCTGCTGACGAAGAAAAAGTATCAGAATGGCTATGGACACTGCACCAAATTg TTGTTGATGTGGTACGCACGGATAGTCACCTGGAGTTCTACGAGGACACAAAAAATTTAGCTAGAATGGCAGATATACTTGCTGTTTATGCGTGGGTTGATCCTGCGACAGGTTATTGTCAAG GGATGAGTGATTTGCTCTCGCCCTTTGTAGTGCTCTTCGAGGATGATGCTGATGCATTTTGGTGCTTCGAAATGCTTCTTAGGAGAATG CGTGAAAACTTCCAGATGGATGGACCAACTGGTGTGATAAAGCAGTTGCAAGCATTGTGGCATATCTTAGAAGTCGCAGATAAAGAGATGTTTGCTCATCTATCACATATAGGTGCAGAGAACCTTCACTTTGCGTTCCGGATGCTGCTAGTACTTTTCCGACGGGAGATATCTTTTAATGAGGCTCTTTGTATGTGGGAG ATGATGTGGGCTGCTGATTTTGATGAATCATTAGCATGTCATTTGAACGAGTCTTGCCCGAAATTGTTAACTATACAAATTCACAGAGAATCAGTTGCAGATACAGTAAAGGAAAGTAGCGAGCATCACAATTGCAGCTCCAAGGGGAGATCACACATGAAACCTAAAAGTCTAGAACAATCAATTTTAGAAAACGGAATAAAAACTGTGCCAACACATCCCTTTTGTGGGTTGACAAAGAACTTGTGGTCAAAAAATGATCAGTTCCAAATCTGCACTATTATTTCTTCAACAAAAAATGGTGACGATGAATTACCAGTTTTCTGTGTCGCAGCAATTCTAATACTGAACAGACAAAAGATCATCAGAGAAACCCACTCAATCGATGATTTGATTAAG ATATTTAATGATAACATGCTGAAGATCAGGGTCAAGAGATGTGTTCAAACTGCTATCAAACTCCGAAAGAAATATTTCTACAAG TTGATCAGAAATAGGAGTTCGGCAGCACGAGCTGGTGATGGTTCCTCTGTTTCCCATGGATGA